The segment aatgcaagatatgtaaatatgattaaagtggcattattaaagtgactagtgttccattcattaaagtggccaatgatttcaagtctgtgtatgtagggtagcagcctctctgtgctagtgatggtggtgtccatgtgtgtgtgtgtgtgtgtgtgtgtttatgtgtgtgtgtttatgtgtgtgtgtgtgttattattaTTTCTCTAATTAGTTACTGTTGGTGTTTTGTCCCTGCTCCTAGGTGACTGTGCAGAGATCATTGGTGGAAAGGAGGTGAAGCCTCACTCCTTACCCTACATGGCTCTACTGGAGGACAACAAAGGAAACAAAATGTGTGGAGGAATCCTGATCCACCAGCAATGGGTCCTGACTGCAGCCCACTGTACTGAGTAGGTCCAATATCAGTGTTGTTGTCCTTGTACAGATGCTGTCACTGTAATGGTTTGCTTAGCAACTCTGTCTCAAATGTTAGATTTTCTACGTTGTGCTTCTGAGATTGTTTCATTGTAGTTGTTGGGCTGCGTCCTTCATCTGATCTAACCAGAAGGTTGTGTTTCTGTCTGAAGCATCAACAAGGTGTTTCTAGGGGTCCACTCCATCAAACAGGAGGAGAAGGACACTAGACAGGTCCGTAAGGTTAAAGGTCGCGTCCCTCATCCCTGTTATGACCCCGGATTCAATGTCAACGACATCATGCTGTTGAAGGTCAGTCACTACTGGTGTCAGACATTATTCACATCTAGAGACAGTTGAAGGAGAATTGACACGACCTTCTCCTTTTCAGTTGGATAAGAAAGTAAAGCTGACTACGGCAGTGAGACCGCTAGCGTTACCTGTCCCTCTGGCAGACGTCCAAGCAGGGACCGCCTGCTCAGTGTCTGGATGGGGAGCCACCGAGAACAATGCTAAAACCATGTCTGACGTCCTGAAATCTACCAACGTCACCGTGATCGACAGGAGGAAGTGTAACTCTGCAGACTACTACAACATGACCCCAATCATCACCTACAACATGCTGTGTGCCGGGTCTGTGGACAAAACCAGGGTGGACTCATGTCaggtgtgtctgagtgtgtgtctgagtgtgtgtgtgtgtcagtgtactCGCTGATAAAGTTGTAATATATTTTGCAGGGAGCCAATGATCAACCATTGATACATGCGTTAAACTGTATATATTGTTTGTAAATGACAAAGTAATCATGTATGAATTGATGTGCTGTGTGTTTCAGGGAGACTCCGGTGGCCCGTTGGTGTGTGGAGGTGAACTAAGGGGACTCGTGTCGTTCGGTACAAAATGTGGCATCAAGACCAAACCTGGGGTGTACACACTCATATCAAAAATGTACCTTGATTGGATCAACAAAACCATGAGGAAGTCACTGATTGACTGATACCTGCTTTCTCAGGCTTTCCTCAATAATTGTGAAATGATTTAATATTTACTGAATTTGAATTCTAGCTCATTGGCTGGAAGCTGTAAAGTATGTTTGATCTCTTGCCAAGCTTTGTGTGAATAAGTGCAGTGATGTAATGTACACCTAAACATGTGATGTAAGTACAAAATGGGAAAATATGGATATTGAATTTGCTCACTAAAATTAAAATGTGAAAACAAACAGACATTTCATGTGTGTTACTATCCTTTAAAATGGACTACTGTGTGTTCAACCTGACATGTCAAGTCTTGTACTAGTTGAAAATAAATCACATGTGATAGTTCAAGACTGGAAGTGTCGTCTTTTTAAACATGAAAATAACACAGTGAGAAACGTCTTTCATCTGAAACACCACTCTTCCTGTCACCGTCTCAACCTTAACTACTCAACCTTAGTAGGCTACAGAAACAGACACATCCTCAGGGCCCGACGTAGTCATCGGGAAGAACTGTTATAGAACCGCCATCGTCATACATGAGGTCCAATACAAgtatgtgtataaaccctggaggGAGTGGTTCTAGAATTCATTGAACAACAtctagtaagcaatactatacacattaaaaagaTTTTAACAAACTGTAGAAATCATTAGGTGAATATCCCAGCGAATCACAAAAATTGCTTTGCGGTGGCttaaacagcgccctctgtcatCTGGCGTTaacaaaatcaaataaaaaattgtCACATGTGCCTCATACAAGTTGTAGACATTAACGTGAAGttcttacttacaagtccttaaccaataatgcagttcaagaaatagagttaagaaaatatttactaaataaaatgtacattttttaaatataaagtaacacaataaataacaataacggggctatatacagggggtgccggtaccgaatcaatgtgctgaggtacaggttagttgaggtcatttgtacatgtaggtaggggtaaagtgactatgcatagataataaacagcgagtagcagcagtgtaaaaagaaaggggggggggaaTGTCAATACAAATGGTCCGGGTGGCCATATGATTAATTGTTCActagtcttatggattgggggtagaagctgtaaaggagccttttggaccaagacttggcgttccggtaccacttgccgggaagtaagagagagaaagagagaacagtctatgacttgggtgactggagtctttgacaattttttgggccttcctctgacactgcctagtatataggtcctggatggcaggaatcttgCCCCCCAGTGATATACTGAGCCATAGCatcttacggtcggatgccgagcagttgccataccaggtggtgatacaacaggtcaggatgttctcgatggtgcagctttataactttttgaggatctggggacatgtgccaaatattttcagtctcctgaggcggaataggttttgtcatgccctcttcacgactgtcttggtgtgattggaccatgatagtttgttggtgatgtggagaccaaggaacttgaaactctcaacccgctccactacagcgctgtttatgtgaaagggggggggggggggggggtgttcggcccaccatcagctcctttgtctttctcatGTTGAGGGAGATTGTTGTTGTCTCGGCAAcacactaccaggtctctgacctgctacctataggctgtctcatcactgtcggtgatcaggcctaccactgttgtgtcgtcagcaaacttaatgatggtattggagttgtgctttgccacgcagtcgtgggtgaacaggaagtacaggaggggactaagcatgaacccctgagaggcccccatgttgaggatcagcgtggcagatgtgttgttgcctacccttaccacctgcgggcggcccgtcaggaagtccaggatccagttgcagagggaggtgtttaatcccagggttcttagcttagtgatgagcttcgtgggcactatggtgttgaacgctgagctgtagtcaatgaacatcattctcacaTGCAGAGCGATTTAGATTGtgccatctgtggatctgttcagactgtatgcaaattggagtgggtctagggtctccaggatgatggtgttgatgtgagccatgaccatccTTTCAAAGCAGTTCATGGcgacagacgtgagtgctatgggcggtaatcatttaggcaggttacctttgcgtTCTTGGAGTGAAGGGACTATGGTGGTATGCTTAAAACATGTAAGTATTACAAATTcggccagggacaggttgaaaatgtcactgaagacacttgccatttggtccgtgcatgctctgagtacacgtcctggtaatccgcctggcaccgcagccttgtgaatgttgacctgtttaaaggtcttgctcatatcggctacggagagcgtgatcacacagttgtccggaacagctggtgatatcatgcatgcttcagtgttgtttgcctcgaagGGAGCATAAAAGTCATtcagctcatctggtaggctcgcgtcactgggcagctcgcggctggggttccctttgtagtccgtaatagatTGCAAGCCCAGCCAGATGTGACGAGCTTCAGAGCCAgagtagtaggattcaatcttagtcctgtattggctcTTTGCCTGAttctttctgattggcttgaagggcattctagaacgTGCACCGTTTCCCTATAATGCATGGTAGAATTCAACGGCTATGACGTTTATTCTTACATGTTCTacgtttgagctgcttttgaaagcaaaagtcaaaTTGAAAATATTATTGGCGTTGTTGGTTTTTcaattttcataatagcaagccaGCAGCACTGGTTAGCTAAGCTAGcgtgtctgtttgtttggttaccaaggtaactactgtagctatctggTATACTTGCTAGCTACTCTAcatcagtggatgttgaacacattttttATGTATAATCAACTCAGGGCTGTATGCATTCTCTAGGAAAATAAAGAAACTCTGTGGAAGGATAATGTCACTTGCTAGAGCGTCGTGGCATACTTTTCATGCATTATTTTCAACAGAGTGCATAGCCCTTTGTTGATTATCCTTTACAGAATGTTTTAATGCATTAATAACTGAAACACTGCTAGCTTGGTAATGGCGCCGGAGGGAATTGCTgccattttacgggctcctaaccaaccgtgctattttgtgtgtttttttttctgcattgtttgtaacttattttgtacgtaatgttgctgctaccgtctcttatgaccgaaaagagcttctggacatcagaaaagcgttactcacctcaaactggatgaAGATTTTCGTTTTTTATGAGTCCGACGCAAAAGATATACTGCTTCTCCGAGACCAGGCTCAAATTCCCATCACTAGCGTGGAAAAAAAGACGGAAATACAGGGGgaagagatcggggtgccttgtgagaattcgtcaGCGAGTGGGTAACCTGCCCCTACCATCCGTTCACTTGACCAACGtgtaatcactggagaataaactggatgatctcaCCGAGTGAGGAGTATAACACCCCAGTCACTGGCTTCGTCAATAAGtacatcgacgacgtcgtccctaCAGTGACAGTAAGTATATATCCCAaccagaatcaaatcaaatgtatttatatagcctttcgcatatcagctgatatctcaaagtgctgtacagaaacccaacctaaaaccccaaacagcaaacaatgcaggtgtagaagcacggtggtgtaacgggtgtcgtcggaaggatgagaccaaggcgcagcgttctttGAGATACACATAATTTATTAACGAAGTGAAACTTTagaaaagacaaaacaataaagaataacaacgaccgaacagcttcgttgtgcaaactacctgcacacaaacaaagaacaagatcccacacagaaggagggaaaagggctgcctaagtatgatccccaatcagagacaacgatagacagctgcctctgattgggaaccacactcggccagaaacaaagaaatacagaacatagaatgcccacccaaatcacaccctgaccaaaccaaaatagagacataaaaaggctctctaaggtcagggcgtgacaggtggctaggaaaaactccctagaaaggccaaaacctaggaagaaacctagagaggaaccaggctatgaggggtggccagtcctcttctggctgtgccgggtggagatcataacagaacatggccaagatgttcaaatgttcataaatgaccagcatggtcaaataatagtaaccagaatcccaaccagaagccatggattacaggcaacatccgcactgagctaaaggctagagctgctgctttcaaggagcgggacactaatccggacgcttataagatttcccgctatgccctccaacgaaccatcaaacaggcaaagagccaatacaggactaagattgaatcctactactcTGGCTCTGAAGCTCGTCACATCTGGCTGGGCTTGCAatctattacggactacaaagggaaccccagccgcgagctgcccagtgacgcgagcctaccagatgagctgaATGACTTTTATGCTCCcttcgaggcaaacaacactgaagcatgcatgatatcaccagctgttccggacaactgtgtgatcacgctctccgtagccgatatgagcaagacctttaaacaggtcaacattcacaaggctgcggtgccaggcggattaccaggacgtgtactcagagcatgcacggaccaaatggcaagtgtcttcagtgacattttcaacctgtccctggccgAATTTGTAATACTTACATGTTTTAAGCATACCACCATAGTCCCTTCACTCCAAGAacgcaaaggtaacctgcctaaatgattaccgcccatagcactcacgtctgtcgCCATGAACTGCTTTGAAAggatggtcatggctcacatcaacaccatcatcctggagaccctagacccactccaatttgcatacagtctgaacagatccacagatggcaCAATCTAAATCGCTCTGCAtgtgagaatgatgttcattgactacagctcagcgttcaacaccatagtgcccacgaagctcatcactaagctaagaaccctgggattaaacacctccctctgcaactggatcctggacttcctgacgggccgcccgcaggtggtaagggtaggcaacaacacatctgccacgctgatcctcaacatgggggcctctcaggggttcatgcttagtcccctcctgtacttcctgttcacccacgactgcgtggcaaagcacaactccaataccatcattaagtttgctgacgacacaacagtggtaggcctgatcaccgacagtgatgagacagcctataggtagcaggtcagagacctggtagtgtgTTGCCGAGACAACAACAATCTCCCTCAACatgagaaagacaaaggagctgatggtgggccgaacaccccccccccccccccccccctttcacataaacagcgctgtagtggagcgggttgagagtttcaagttccttggtctccacatcaccaacaaactatcatggtccaatcacaccaagacagtcgtgaagagggcatgacaaaacctattccgcctcaggagactgaaaatatttggcacatgtccccagatcctcaaaaagttataaagctgcaccatcgagaacatcctgacctgttgcatcaccacctggtatggcaactgctcggcatccgaccgtaagatGCTATGGCTCAGTATATCACTGGGGGGcaagattcctgccatccaggacctatatactaggcagtgtcagaggaaggcccaaaaaattgtcaaagactccagtcacccaagtcatagactgttctctctttctctctcttacttcacggcaagtggtaccggaacgccaagtcttggtccaaaaggctcctttacagcttctacccccaagccataagactagtGAACAATTAATCATATGGCCACCCGGACAACTTGTATTGACACCCCCTCCCCCCattatttttacactgctgctactcgctgtttattatctatgcatagtcactttacccctacctacatgtacaaatgacttcaactaacctgtacccccgcacattgattcggtaccggtacccactgtatatagcccagttattgtttttttattgtgttactttatataaaaaaatataaaaaactgcattttaagggcttgtaagtaagaatttcacgctaatgtctacaactgttgtatgaggcgcatgtgacaaaaataTATGATTTGATTTTGTTAAACACCAGACGACTGAGGGCTCTGTTTTCAAGCCACTGCAGAGACAATTTTGATACTACACTGTAAACATATACTTTGGGGGCTATAGAAATGCATGTATTGAAGGTGCTACCCATaggatacatttttatttttgcattgtaatttcttaaaatgtccataatatatctgcagtaatagtggaatgatTGTGTTTCACAGTATGTATGACGATGGCGGTTCTATAACAGTTTTTTTTCGATGACTACGTCGGGCCCCGAGGTTGTGTCTGTTTCTGTAGCCTACTAAGGTTGAGTGGTTAAGGTTGAGACGGTGACAGGAAGAGTGGTGTTTCAGATGAAAGACGTTTCTCACTGTGTTATTTTCATGTTTAAAAAGACACTTCCAGTCTTGAACTATCACATGTGATTTATTTTCAACTAGTACAAGACTTGACATGTCAGGTTGAACACACAGTAGTCCATTTAAAAGGATAGTAAAACACATGAAATGTCTGTTTGTTTTCACATTTTAATTTTAGTGAGCAAATTCAATATCCATATTTTCCCATTTTGTACTTACATCACATGCTTAGGTTTACATTACATCACTGCACTTATTCACACAAAGCTTGGCAAGAGATCAAACATACTTTACAGCTTCCAGCACATGAGCTATAATTCAAATTCAGTAAATATTAAATAATTTCACAATTATTGAGGAAAGCCTGAGAAAGCAGGTATCAGTCAATCAGTGACTTCCTCATGGTTTTGTTGATCCAATCAAGGTACATTTTTGATATGAGTGTGTACACCCCAGGTTTGGTCTTGATGCCACATTTTGTACCGAACGACACGAGTCCCCTTAGTTCACCTCCACACACCAACGGGCCACCGGAGTCTCCCTGAAACACACAGCACATCAATTCATACATGATTACTTTGTCATTTACAAACAATATATACAGTTTAACTCATGTATCAATGGTTGATCATTGGCTCCCTGCAAAATATATTACAACTTTATCAGCGAGTACACTGACACACAAAGGCTGGTAGGAGGACTtttaggaggatgggctcattgtaatggctgtaaTGGCATcgatggaacggagtcaaacatgtgggttccatatgtttgataccattccaataACTCCATTTCAGCTGTTACAATGAGTCCGTCCTCCTActgctcctcccaccagcctcctctgacatgcacacacacctgacatgagTCCACCCTGGTATTGTCCACAGACCCGGCACACAGCATGTTGTAGGTGATGATTGGGGTCATGTTGTAGTAGTCTGCAGAGTTACACTTCCTCCTGTCGATCACGGTGACGTTGGTAGATTTCAGGACGTCAGACATGGTTTTAGCATTGTTCTCGGTGGCTCCCCATCCAGACACTGAGCAGGCGGTCCCTGCTTGGACGTCTGCCAGAGGGACAGGTAACGCTAGAGGTCTCACTGCCGTAGTCAGCTTTACTTTCTTATCCAACTGAGAAGGAGAAGGTCGTGTCAATTCTCCTTCAACTGTCTCTAGATCTGAATAATGTCTGACACCAGTAGTGACTGACCTTCAACAGCATGATGTCGTTGACTTTGAATCCGGGGTCATAACAGAGATGAGGGACGCGACCTTTAACCTTACGGACCTGTCTAGTGTCCTTCTCCTCCTGTTTGATGGAGTGGACCCCTAGAAACACCTTGTTGATGCTTCAGACAGAAACACAACCTTCTGGTTAGATCAGATGAAGGACGCAGCCCAACAACTACAATGAAACAATCTCAGAAGCACAACGTAAAATAATCTAACATTTGAGACAGAGTTGTTAAGCAAACCATTACAGTGACAGCATCTGTACAAGGACAACAACACTGATATTGGACCTACTCAGTACAGTGGGCTGCAGTCAGGACCCATTGCTGGTGGATCAGGATTCCTCCACACATGTTGTTTCCTTTGTTGTCCCCCAGTAGAGCCATGTAGGGTAGGGAGTGAGGCTTCACCTCCTTTCCACCAATGATCTCTGCACAGTCACCTAGGAGCAGGGACAAAACACCAACAGTAACTAATTAGAGAAAtaataataacacacacacacacacacacacacacacacacacacacacacacacacacacacacacacacacacacacacacacacacacacacacacacacacacacacacacacacacacacgcacacacacacacacataaacacacacacacacacacacatgcacaccaccatcactagcacagagaggctgctgccctacacacacagacttgaaatcattggccactttaatgaatggaacactagtcactttaataatgccactttaataatgtttacatatcttgcattactcatctcatatgtatatacggcATTCTATACTAttccactgtatcttagtctatgcctctctgacattgctcgtccatatatttatatattcttaattccattactttacttagatttgtgtgtattaggtatttgttgtgaaattgttagatattacttgttagatattgctgcactgtcagaactagaggcacaagcatttcgctacactcgcattaacatctgctaaacacgtgtatgtgacaaataacatttgatttgatttgacataaacacacacacacacaaacacacacctacctacctgAGTGCAGATATAGAAGGATCATGGTAGAGGTCCAGAAACTGGCTGCAGTGGAGAGGATCATGGTTATTTAACTCTGATGTAACCTCAGTAGTTCAAAGTCTACTGTGCTGTGatgctctctgatctctctctttaTACTTACTATAGAGGATGTGGTCTGATGTTCACCTCAAAGTGGAAAcatacaagcatgcacacacacacacacacacacacacacgcatacgatCACtttgtcacaacttccgccgaagtcggtccctctccttgttcgggcggcgttccacggtcgacgtcactggccttctagccatcgccgatccacttttcattttccatttgttttgtctttgttttacacacctggtttcaattccccaattacatgttcattatttaaccctctgttttccccatcgtttttgtgcgtgtttgtttttgGTACTTCGGTCCTTTTGTGTGGGCTTGGTATTACTTCATGTATTTGGTAATTTTGAGTTAAGTTACTtttattactcatctctgctgtcctgcgcctgactcctctgcaccagctacacccagacctTTACACACATCCTCTACCATTTAACTTAAATGTCCCCATTCACCACCTTAAATCACAATTTCATTAAAACAAGATGACTGATTGTGTAAAAGAAGATGACAAAACAAATTATAAAAGGAGAAACAAGAGTTTATCATTTACTCCAGTAGTTTTACGGCTTTACACAATGACCCTCGGTCCACAAAAAGTAGTTTACTGTCTAGTTCAGTTTCTAGTATAGAAGTACATCGTTACACTGTTAGCCCACTCAGTCTGTTGAAGAAGAGAATCTGTTCACCAATAGTAGAGACAGAATGCCAACAACAAAGTCATTCCATTCGTATGAAAACCcaatgactcagttacacaagaaAGTTACATCATTTACAGAGGTTTCACCTTTCACTCGTTATTTTCCATTTGAGtcacaaatggcaacctattcactacatagtgcactacttgcctatggaccctggtcaaaagtagtgcactttttccccatggaccctggtcaaaagtagtgtactatttccctatggaccctgttcaaaagtaatgcactacttccctatggaccctggtcaaaggtagtgcactacttccccatggaccctggtcaaaagtagtgcacaatgtagggagtagggagccATTTGGGGATGAATCCTATGTTTAGTGTTTATAAAATGCGTACTTTATTAGATAAAAAATAATGTCCATTTATTGTcttagacagacaggtaggagcACTGTTCCCATGCCAAGCATTAATATCATGCCGACTGACAATGTGTGGTCTATAATATTTACGTTTTTCATAAATAATAAGGTCAGCATACCTATTTTTCAATGGAGACTTGTCAAAAGGAGCAGCTTAAATACTTAATAATTCTTAATACTCATCAATACTTTTTAAAAACCTGCATTTATATTTATACAGGTTTGTCTTGAGATAAAAATCAAGTGTGTATCAATACTAATAACACATACTGTCAGCAGCTTGTATTCATCATCCGCATTAAACTTTATACTATCAAGAAAAGCTGGTGGAGTTGGCAGGTAGAGCTGCTATTCTTTATCTAGGACCAGTTCTTGTCAGAATGCCAGAGCAACACTGCATTCTACAGTAAGGAGttccactgatctaggaccagttctAGTCAGGATGCCAGAGCAACACTGCATTCTACAGTAAGGAGctccactgatctaggaccagttctAGTCAAGATGCCAGAGTAACACTGCATTCTACAGTAAGGAGctccactgatctaggaccagttctAGTCAGGATGCCAGAGTAACACTGCATTCTACAGTAAGGAGctccactgatctaggaccagttctAGTCAGGATGCCAGAGCAACACTGCATTCTACAGTAAGGAGctccactgatctaggaccagttctAGTCAGGTCTACAATGCATTCCTCAGTAGTGAGTTATATAACTATATACATCACTGTACACATAAAtatatacatcactatatacacaccactatatacatcactatatacaccactatatacaccaatatatacaccactatatacaccactatatacatcactatatacatcactatatacatcactatatacaccactatgTACACCGCtatatacatcactatatacaccactatatacaccaatatatacaccactatatacaccactatatacatcactatatacatcactatatacatcactatatacaccactatatacatcactatatacaccactatatacaccactatatacatCACTATATTCACCACtatatacatcactatatacaccactatatacaccactatatacaccactatatacaccactatatacaccactatatacaccactatatacatcactatatacatcactatatacaccactatatacattactatatacaccactatatacatcactatatacatcactatatacatcactatatacaccactatatacatCATAACAACTGTAagtgatgaataaataaatgtccattgggcTGGAgccagagtaaagactgttgggggggtgggggggtgggggggtggggggatgacCATAGAGGGACTAGCATgaccattggggggggggggggggatgaccTATGAGGGACTAGCATGACcatttggggtggggggggtgacCTATGAGGGACTATTATgaccattggggggggggggggggggatgaccATAGAGGGACTAGCATgaccattgggggggggggggggggggggatgaccTATGAGGGACTAGCATGACcatttggggtggggggggtgacCTATGAGGGACTATTATGAACATTGGGGGGGCGGTCTCTGTATTTACCAACATACATCTgcctggttatacgatgtaccggcaggatagaacagaggcgattggtaagacaaggggcggcggactatgtatttttgtaaacaacagctgatgcacgatatctaaggaagtctcgagctattgctcgcctgaggtagagtttctcatgataggctgtagaccaca is part of the Salvelinus namaycush isolate Seneca chromosome 18, SaNama_1.0, whole genome shotgun sequence genome and harbors:
- the LOC120062828 gene encoding granzyme A-like, with the protein product MILSTAASFWTSTMILLYLHSGDCAEIIGGKEVKPHSLPYMALLEDNKGNKMCGGILIHQQWVLTAAHCTDINKVFLGVHSIKQEEKDTRQVRKVKGRVPHPCYDPGFNVNDIMLLKLDKKVKLTTAVRPLALPVPLADVQAGTACSVSGWGATENNAKTMSDVLKSTNVTVIDRRKCNSADYYNMTPIITYNMLCAGSVDKTRVDSCQGDSGGPLVCGGELRGLVSFGTKCGIKTKPGVYTLISKMYLDWINKTMRKSLID
- the LOC120062829 gene encoding granzyme A-like, translated to MILSTAASFWTSTMILLYLHSGDCAEIIGGKEVKPHSLPYMALLGDNKGNNMCGGILIHQQWVLTAAHCTDINKVFLGVHSIKQEEKDTRQVRKVKGRVPHLCYDPGFKVNDIMLLKLDKKVKLTTAVRPLALPVPLADVQAGTACSVSGWGATENNAKTMSDVLKSTNVTVIDRRKCNSADYYNMTPIITYNMLCAGSVDNTRVDSCQGDSGGPLVCGGELRGLVSFGTKCGIKTKPGVYTLISKMYLDWINKTMRKSLID